A single region of the Hippoglossus hippoglossus isolate fHipHip1 chromosome 17, fHipHip1.pri, whole genome shotgun sequence genome encodes:
- the LOC117778645 gene encoding protocadherin-8-like, whose product MGETGWNGLLVLVSLLSLSAVTQGKTVKYQTFEEDAPGTVIGNLAKDISSAPSSSGGSRNNFRMMKQFNSSFIRLRESDGQLTIGERIDRERICKHILHCLIAFDVVSFSKEQFKLIHVEVEVKDINDNSPEFPRKESSLEISENTAVGTRIPLDFAVDEDVGVNYIQSYQISVNSHFSIDVLSRADGVKYAELVLMKELDRETQATYALELVAMDGGNPSRTGTTRINIKVKDYNDNSPVFDRNSFSVDLPEDAPVGSLLLDLNAEDPDEGLNGEVVYGFGNQVPSEILQLFRVDRKTGRLTLESPIDFESKNTYEFDVQATDLGPNPSPAICKIVVQVQDVNDNAPEISITPMTSITAGIAYITEAAARESFVALVSTSDRDSGANGQVHCTLYGHDHFKLQQAYEDSFMIVSTNPLDREKIPEYNLTVVAEDLGSPPFRTITQYTIRLTDENDNAPVFSKSVYEVAVVENNAPGAYITTVVARDMDLGSNGKVSYKLADTYFMGSPISTFVSLDPASGSLYALRSFNYEVMKQMELRITASDGGSPPLTGSANVYVRIVDQNDNAPIITQPPLNNGSAEILLPRDAPTGYVITRVEARDADEGVNSDLSYGLATGEPSVFSVNKASGEIYLNQVLSHDVDETLSVTVTVSDNGRPALTSTATLRFLIIAGPPPSDRTVYQAGGGDEVHAQWDLSVVIIVVLAGSCTLLLLAIILIATTCNRRKQDKSGEDSDSYGEKGTLERGRTHVVDNPLLPLHGDGAGAAFDGQSYSSQPGGFTSAHPGGSDICSASEDGSEVPCVYDSDNNSKLRGTKHEGYSTLPGYGNGKEAVRPITIWKGNSYTTISARDPAFSGKDSGKGDSDFNDSDSDVSGDTGLKKEGAVVPPMGGQNALWACTSECKVLGHSDRCWSPSAVRANAAPSPAPTLSSFNSLPKTASLPRDPNRRDNYYQAQIPKTLGLQSVYEKVLHREYDYVLVTPPRPVRVQEISDITIPVYTPTPTHCPNNEA is encoded by the exons ATGGGAGAAACAGGGTGGAACGGGCTGCTGGTGCTCGTCTCTTTGCTGAGCCTCTCTGCTGTCACACAAGGAAAAACGGTGAAATATCAGACGTTTGAGGAAGACGCACCAGGGACAGTGATTGGAAACTTGGCCAAGGACATCTCCTCCGCTCCCTCTTCCTCGGGAGGCTCGAGGAACAATTTCAGGATGATGAAACAGTTCAACTCCTCTTTCATCCGTCTGAGGGAGAGCGACGGGCAGCTGACCATCGGGGAGAGGATAGACAGGGAGCGGATCTGCAAACACATCCTGCATTGCCTCATCGCTTTCGACGTGGTCAGCTTCTCCAAAGAGCAGTTCAAACTCATCCACGTCGAGGTGGAGGTCAAGGACATCAACGACAACTCCCCCGAGTTCCCCCGGAAAGAGTCGAGTCTGGAGATCTCCGAGAACACGGCGGTGGGCACGCGGATCCCGCTGGACTTTGCCGTGGACGAGGACGTTGGGGTGAACTACATCCAAAGCTACCAGATCTCCGTCAACAGCCACTTTTCCATCGACGTGCTCAGCAGGGCCGACGGGGTTAAATATGCGGAGCTGGTGCTCATGAAGGAGCTGGACCGGGAGACGCAGGCGACTTACGCGCTGGAGCTTGTGGCTATGGACGGCGGCAACCCGTCCCGCACCGGAACGACGCGCATCAACATCAAGGTGAAAGACTACAACGACAACAGCCCGGTGTTTGACAGGAACAGCTTCTCCGTGGACCTGCCCGAGGACGCACCGGTGGGCTCCCTCCTGCTGGACCTGAACGCGGAGGACCCGGACGAGGGGTTGAACGGGGAGGTGGTGTACGGGTTCGGGAACCAAGTGCCCTCAGAAATACTACAACTCTTCAGAGTGGACAGGAAGACCGGACGGCTCACCCTGGAGAGTCCGATTGACTTTGAAAGTAAGAACACGTACGAGTTTGACGTCCAGGCCACCGACCTGGGTCCGAACCCGAGCCCGGCCATCTGCAAGATAGTGGTGCAGGTGCAGGATGTTAACGACAACGCGCCGGAGATCTCCATCACCCCCATGACGTCCATCACGGCGGGCATCGCGTACATCACCGAGGCGGCGGCCAGAGAGAGTTTCGTGGCGCTGGTCAGCACCTCGGACAGAGACTCGGGCGCTAACGGGCAGGTGCACTGCACCCTGTACGGACACGACCacttcaaactgcagcaggCTTACGAGGACAGCTTCATGATCGTGAGTACCAACCCGTTAGACCGGGAGAAAATCCCCGAGTACAACCTGACGGTGGTGGCGGAGGACCTGGGCTCCCCTCCCTTCAGGACCATCACTCAGTACACCATCAGGCTGACGGATGAGAACGACAACGCTCCGGTGTTCAGTAAATCGGTGTATGAGGTGGCGGTGGTGGAGAACAACGCACCTGGGGCATACATCACCACGGTCGTGGCGCGGGACATGGACCTGGGGTCAAACGGGAAGGTCAGCTACAAGCTGGCGGACACGTACTTCATGGGCTCCCCCATCTCCACCTTCGTGTCACTGGACCCGGCCAGCGGGTCGCTTTACGCGCTCCGGAGCTTCAACTATGAGGTGATGAAGCAGATGGAGCTCCGCATCACGGCGAGTGACGGCGGCTCCCCGCCCCTGACCGGCAGCGCCAATGTGTATGTGAGGATCGTGGACCAGAACGATAACGCGCCCATCATCACGCAGCCGCCCCTCAACAACGGCTCCGCTGAGATCCTCCTGCCCCGGGACGCGCCGACCGGCTACGTCATCACCCGGGTGGAGGCGCGGGATGCGGATGAGGGCGTGAACTCGGACCTGTCCTACGGGCTGGCCACCGGCGAACCCTCCGTGTTCTCCGTTAACAAAGCCTCCGGGGAGATCTACCTGAACCAGGTGCTCAGCCACGACGTGGACGAGACCCTCAGCGTGACCGTGACGGTGAGTGACAACGGGAGGCCCGCGCTCACCTCCACCGCGACCCTCCGCTTCCTCATCATCGCCGGCCCCCCGCCGAGCGACCGGACCGTGTACCAGGCGGGTGGCGGGGACGAGGTGCACGCGCAGTGGGACCTGTCCGTGGTGATTATTGTCGTGCTCGCGGGGAGctgcacgctgctgctgctcgccatCATCCTCATCGCCACCACCTGCAACCGGCGCAAGCAGGACAAAAGCGGGGAGGACAGCGACTCGTACGGGGAGAAGGGCACGCTGGAGCGGGGCAGGACCCACGTGGTGGACAACCCGCTTCTCCCCCTCCACGGGGACGGGGCAGGAGCGGCTTTTGACGGACAATCCTACAGCAGCCAGCCCGGTGGGTTCACCTCGGCTCACCCCGGGGGCAGTGACATATGCTCGGCCTCAGAGGACGGCAGCGAAGTGCCCTGTGTGTATGACTCAGACAACAACAGCAAGCTCCGAGGGACTAAACACGAG GGCTACTCCACTCTGCCTGGCTACGGGAACGGAAAGGAGGCTGTGAGGCCCATCACCATCTGGAAGGGGAACTCCTACACCACCATCTCTGCCAGGGACCCGGCCTTTAGTGGCAAAGACAGTGGCAAGGGGGACAGTGACTTcaatgacagtgacagtgatgtCAGTGGAGACACAGGCCTGAAGAAAGAAGGAGCAGTGGTTCCTCCCATGGGCGGCCAAAATG cTTTGTGGGCTTGCACCAGTGAGTGCAAGGTCCTGGGTCACTCAGACCGCTGCTGGAGCCCCTCAGCAGTGAGGGCCAACGCGGCTCCCTCCCCGGCCCCGACCCTCTCCTCCTTCAACAGCCTCCCCAAGACGGCCTCCCTTCCCCGGGACCCCAACCGCAGGGACAACTACTACCAGGCCCAAATCCCCAAAACACTGGGGCTGCAGAGCGTGTACGAGAAAGTGCTGCACCGGGAGTACGACTACGTCCTGGTCACCCCCCCCAGGCCTGTGAGGGTGCAGGAGATCAGTGACATAACCATCCCGGTGTACACCCCCACCCCAACACACTGCCCCAACAACGAGGCCTGA
- the LOC117778305 gene encoding leukocyte cell-derived chemotaxin 1-like, translating to MAGSSEKVPIASAGPEDLQQFMPPAYSAVAVKPAATGRLLKAGIAVLIAGALLLLLGAVGAFYFWNNNEKHVYNVHYSMSINGKVEEGSMEIDTANNMERFSTSSGAEEAVEVHDFEIGITGIRFSGGEKCYIKTQVKARLPDVETLNKESMTFNLEDEVMPAKFEDDLIWVAADTPLSDSAFLSNKIKDLCGDLPIFWLRPTYSTSGQRKKRAALRQRRQTAGAVAEEEENVEADLNPENPYQRGLEGEQGNMNIDPMLDHQGVCCAECRRGYTHCQRICEPLGGYHPWPYHYRGCRVACRVIMPCNWWVARILGLV from the exons ATGGCCGGGAGCTCAGAGAAAGTACCGATCGCCTCAGCGGGACCGGAGGACCTGCAGCAGTTCATGCCTCCG GCCTACTCCGCCGTGGCGGTGAAGCCCGCCGCCACCGGCCGCCTCCTGAAGGCCGGCATCGCGGTGCTCATCGCCGGAGccctgctgcttctgctggGGGCAGTTGGAGCTTTTTACTTCTGgaacaacaatgaaaaacac gtctaCAATGTCCACTACAGCATGAGCATCAATGGCAAAGTGGAGGAGGGTTCAATGGAAATCGACACGGCCAACAACATGGAGAGATTCAGCACCAGCAGCGGGGCGGAGGAGGCCGTGGAGGTCCACGACTTTGAGATT GGCATCACAGGGATTCGCTTctcaggaggagagaagtgcTACATCAAGACCCAGGTGAAGGCTCGTCTGCCCGACGTGGAGACTCTCAACAAGGAATCCATGACGTTCAACCTG GAGGACGAGGTGATGCCGGCCAAGTTTGAGGACGATCTGATCTGGGTGGCGGCCGACACGCCCCTCTCTGACTCCGCCTTCCTCAGCAACAAGATCAAGGACTTGTGCGGAGACCTGCCCATCTTCTGGCTCCGCCCCACCTACTCGACCA GcggacagaggaagaagagagccGCCCTGCGCCAGCGCCGCCAGACAGCCGGGGCcgtggcagaggaggaggagaacgtgGAGGCAGATTTAAACCCAGAGAACCCCTACCAG AGAGGCCTGGAGGGCGAGCAGGGCAACATGAACATCGACCCCATGCTGGATCACCAGGGCGTGTGCTGTGCCGAGTGCCGCCGAGGCTACACCCACTGCCAGAGGATCTGCGAGCCGCTCGGAGGCTACCACCCGTGGCCGTACCACTACAGAGGGTGCAGGGTGGCCTGCAGAGTCATCATGCCCTGCAACTGGTGGGTGGCCCGCATCCTGGGTCTGGTGTAG